In Saccharicrinis fermentans DSM 9555 = JCM 21142, a genomic segment contains:
- the trpA gene encoding tryptophan synthase subunit alpha, with amino-acid sequence MNRIKQLFQDKKDILSIYYTAGYPQLGDTVPILESLEEAGADLVEIGIPFSDPLADGPTIQHSGQRALENGMSLQVLFKQLEDVRTKVKMPLVLMGYINTVYKFGIENFAKRCSEVGVDGVILPDLPFQVYLDEYKETFDRYGVSNVFLITPQTPEERIKLIDEKTNGFIYMVSSASVTGAKKGLSDQQLAYFERVSKLKLTNPALIGFGISDRASYIETCKYADGAIIGSAFVKLLGEAGDMHAHIKSFIQGIK; translated from the coding sequence ATGAATCGCATAAAACAATTATTTCAAGATAAAAAAGATATCTTATCTATTTATTATACGGCGGGTTATCCGCAACTGGGTGATACAGTGCCTATTTTAGAGTCCTTGGAAGAAGCGGGGGCTGATTTGGTTGAGATTGGTATCCCATTTTCCGATCCATTGGCCGATGGACCAACAATACAACATAGTGGTCAGCGAGCCCTTGAAAACGGGATGAGCTTACAGGTCTTATTTAAACAACTGGAAGATGTTCGTACAAAGGTGAAAATGCCGTTGGTGCTCATGGGCTATATCAATACCGTGTATAAGTTCGGAATTGAAAATTTTGCTAAACGATGTAGCGAGGTGGGAGTGGATGGAGTCATTCTCCCGGATCTGCCTTTTCAGGTTTATCTGGATGAATATAAAGAAACATTCGATCGATATGGAGTGAGCAATGTCTTTCTAATTACGCCTCAAACGCCCGAAGAACGGATTAAGCTGATTGATGAAAAGACCAATGGCTTTATATATATGGTTTCTTCGGCTTCGGTGACCGGTGCTAAAAAAGGTTTAAGTGATCAGCAGCTGGCTTACTTTGAGCGGGTGAGTAAACTGAAGCTGACGAATCCGGCTTTAATTGGTTTTGGAATAAGCGACCGGGCATCTTACATTGAAACTTGTAAGTATGCGGATGGCGCCATCATCGGGAGTGCTTTTGTTAAGCTGTTGGGAGAGGCCGGTGATATGCACGCCCATATAAAGTCATTTATTCAGGGTATTAAATGA
- a CDS encoding LysE family translocator, giving the protein MELEVLLSFLGAAMLLTIMPGPDNIFVLTESMTKGYRNGIAVSIGLCCGILIHTIAATTGVSIIIQKSAMAFAVLKYMGAAYLFYLAYQSLREKKPTIHLEAKEGKGENGFWRLLRKGLLMNVLNPKVVLFFMALLPQFVVQNSLPVGWQMMVLGAVFMVQALVIFSLISILSGRLSTYLNNSQFWKVTKYSKVSVLGLLGLGLMLAKR; this is encoded by the coding sequence ATGGAACTGGAGGTTTTACTATCGTTTTTAGGCGCAGCCATGTTATTAACTATCATGCCGGGACCGGATAATATTTTTGTACTGACAGAGAGCATGACCAAAGGATATCGCAATGGAATAGCTGTTTCTATTGGTCTTTGTTGTGGTATACTGATCCATACCATTGCTGCTACAACGGGTGTCTCTATTATTATACAGAAATCAGCAATGGCTTTTGCTGTACTTAAGTATATGGGCGCAGCTTATCTATTCTATCTTGCTTACCAGTCTTTGAGAGAGAAGAAACCAACGATTCATCTGGAGGCCAAAGAGGGTAAGGGAGAGAATGGCTTCTGGAGATTGCTGCGAAAGGGCTTGCTGATGAATGTGCTGAATCCTAAGGTGGTGCTGTTTTTTATGGCGCTATTGCCCCAGTTTGTGGTTCAAAATAGCTTGCCGGTAGGCTGGCAGATGATGGTGTTAGGCGCTGTTTTTATGGTGCAAGCCTTGGTGATATTTAGTCTTATCTCAATTTTATCTGGCCGCCTGTCAACTTATTTGAATAATAGTCAATTCTGGAAAGTCACAAAATATAGTAAAGTAAGCGTTTTAGGCTTACTGGGACTGGGCTTGATGTTGGCCAAGAGATAA
- the trpB gene encoding tryptophan synthase subunit beta, translated as MMSSKYNADEKGNYGRFGGAWIPEMLQPNIDNLKKNYLKIINTDKFQKEYIQLLKDYVGRPSPLYYAKRLSEKYNTHVYLKREDLNHTGAHKINNTLGQILLAKEMGKERIIAETGAGQHGVATATACALMGLKCVVYMGALDVVRQAPNVARMKMLGAEVIAAESGNKTLKDATNEALRDWICNPEDTFYIIGSVVGPHPYPDMVARFQSVISKEIKEQLKEKTGSEYPDYVVACVGGGSNASGSFYHFLDDEQVKLVAVEASGLGVDSGETAATIALGDVGIIHGSKTFLMQDGDGQIIEPYSISAGLDYPGIGPQHAHLKDTDRAIFLDATDQEALDFAMEVTRLEGIIPAMESAHAFVALKKLKLKKEDCVVITLSGRGDKDMSTYMERFKL; from the coding sequence ATGATGAGTTCAAAATATAATGCAGACGAAAAAGGAAATTATGGTCGTTTTGGGGGCGCATGGATTCCTGAAATGTTACAGCCTAATATTGATAACCTGAAAAAGAATTACCTAAAAATTATCAATACCGATAAATTTCAAAAGGAATATATTCAATTGCTGAAGGATTATGTGGGTCGCCCCTCTCCTTTGTATTATGCCAAAAGACTTTCAGAGAAATATAATACGCATGTTTATTTAAAACGGGAGGACCTGAATCATACGGGCGCCCATAAGATTAATAATACCTTGGGACAGATACTGTTGGCGAAGGAAATGGGTAAGGAGCGTATCATAGCAGAAACGGGTGCTGGTCAGCATGGTGTGGCAACGGCAACAGCGTGTGCTTTGATGGGGTTGAAATGTGTGGTGTACATGGGAGCCTTGGATGTGGTGCGTCAGGCACCCAATGTGGCGCGTATGAAAATGCTGGGTGCTGAGGTGATAGCTGCAGAATCGGGTAACAAAACATTAAAAGATGCTACCAACGAAGCTTTGCGCGATTGGATATGTAATCCGGAAGATACTTTTTATATCATTGGATCGGTGGTGGGCCCCCATCCTTATCCTGATATGGTTGCTCGCTTTCAGAGTGTCATTAGTAAGGAGATAAAGGAACAGCTTAAGGAAAAAACAGGAAGCGAATATCCTGATTATGTGGTTGCGTGTGTTGGAGGTGGTAGCAATGCTTCGGGTTCTTTTTATCATTTCTTAGACGACGAACAAGTGAAATTAGTGGCGGTGGAAGCCTCCGGCCTGGGTGTTGATTCGGGAGAAACAGCAGCCACCATAGCGTTGGGGGACGTGGGTATTATCCATGGTAGTAAAACTTTCTTAATGCAGGATGGGGATGGGCAGATCATTGAGCCTTACTCTATTTCTGCCGGGTTGGATTACCCAGGTATTGGACCGCAGCATGCGCACCTAAAGGATACTGATAGGGCTATCTTCTTGGATGCAACAGATCAGGAGGCCTTGGATTTTGCCATGGAAGTGACGCGCCTGGAGGGTATTATCCCGGCTATGGAGTCGGCGCATGCCTTTGTTGCCTTGAAAAAACTGAAGTTGAAAAAGGAAGATTGTGTGGTGATCACTTTGTCGGGTAGGGGCGATAAGGATATGAGTACTTATATGGAGCGTTTTAAATTGTAG
- a CDS encoding phosphoribosylanthranilate isomerase → MRNSDNMNAIATLRPDYMGFIFYDKSPRYMGDDYAPDNMYHLPRSIQRTGVFVNDKEQKIAETIERYALNAVQLHGNESVALCKKVRQMGVEVIKAFQVDALFDFTLLDDYAEVCDYYLFDTKTIGYGGSGHKFDWNILNQYNNHKPIFLSGGISHEDVDSIKKLRHLNVYAVDINSKFETEPALKDVALVSAFVSKLRE, encoded by the coding sequence ATGCGTAATAGCGATAATATGAATGCGATTGCCACATTACGGCCTGATTATATGGGTTTTATTTTTTACGATAAATCGCCCAGATACATGGGTGATGATTATGCACCTGATAATATGTATCACCTTCCCAGGAGTATCCAACGTACAGGTGTCTTTGTCAATGATAAGGAACAGAAGATAGCGGAGACGATTGAGCGGTATGCATTAAACGCCGTTCAACTGCACGGTAATGAATCCGTAGCGTTGTGCAAGAAGGTGAGGCAAATGGGGGTTGAAGTGATCAAAGCGTTTCAGGTGGATGCGCTCTTTGATTTTACCCTTCTGGACGACTATGCCGAGGTGTGTGATTATTACTTGTTTGATACCAAGACTATTGGCTATGGGGGCAGTGGACATAAGTTCGATTGGAATATACTGAACCAATATAACAACCATAAACCCATTTTTTTAAGCGGAGGAATTAGCCATGAAGATGTGGATAGTATCAAAAAACTAAGGCATTTAAATGTTTATGCCGTGGATATTAACAGTAAATTTGAAACGGAACCGGCCTTGAAAGATGTAGCCTTGGTTTCGGCTTTTGTAAGTAAGCTAAGAGAATAA
- the trpC gene encoding indole-3-glycerol phosphate synthase TrpC, whose translation MNILDKIVAQKRIEVLRQQEYTTVEKLKGYDYFRSEVPSLKAFLQDENHNGIISEYKRMSPSKGVINSMSTVEEVVPMYERAGVSGISVLTDSEFFGGNKSDLVAARKVTRVPILRKDFMISPYQVYEAKAIGGSAILLIAAILSYHEAEELSKLAKDLGLDILMEVHSKEELDRVNPLVDVVGVNNRNLKTFEVSLQQSIDLAKAMPQEIVKISESGIYTPEDIFLLREHGFQGFLIGENFMRDKNPGQACMQFSAAIKATVGHANKREDD comes from the coding sequence ATGAATATTTTAGATAAAATAGTTGCTCAAAAAAGAATTGAAGTGCTTCGTCAACAGGAATATACCACTGTAGAAAAACTGAAAGGTTATGATTACTTTCGGTCGGAAGTGCCTTCGTTGAAAGCTTTTTTACAGGATGAAAACCACAATGGTATTATATCCGAATATAAGAGAATGTCACCGTCCAAAGGCGTTATTAATAGTATGTCGACTGTTGAGGAGGTCGTGCCTATGTATGAGAGAGCTGGTGTAAGTGGTATCTCTGTATTAACCGACTCTGAATTTTTTGGGGGTAATAAGAGTGACTTGGTGGCGGCTCGTAAGGTGACTCGGGTGCCTATACTACGTAAGGACTTTATGATTTCTCCTTATCAGGTTTATGAAGCCAAGGCTATTGGAGGAAGTGCCATATTGTTGATTGCTGCCATCTTATCGTATCACGAAGCGGAAGAGTTATCCAAACTGGCCAAGGATCTGGGTTTGGATATCCTGATGGAAGTGCATAGTAAAGAGGAGTTGGATAGGGTAAACCCATTGGTAGATGTAGTGGGTGTAAATAATAGAAACCTAAAAACATTTGAGGTTAGTTTGCAGCAAAGTATTGATTTGGCAAAGGCCATGCCCCAGGAGATAGTGAAAATATCAGAAAGTGGAATTTATACTCCGGAGGATATATTTCTGCTGCGTGAACATGGTTTTCAGGGCTTTTTAATAGGTGAGAACTTTATGCGGGATAAGAATCCGGGACAGGCCTGTATGCAGTTTTCAGCGGCCATCAAAGCAACGGTGGGGCATGCTAATAAAAGAGAAGATGATTAA
- the trpD gene encoding anthranilate phosphoribosyltransferase, translating to MIKDILKKLFEYKKLSRSEAKEILIDIAADKYNGSHVVAFLSVYMMRPISVEELSGFRDALLELCCKVDLSDFEAIDIVGTGGDGKNTFNISTLSSFVVAGAGYKVTKHGNYGVSSASGSSNVMEYLGYKFSNEEDVLKRQTDKAGICFLHAPLFHPAMKAVAPYRKELGLKTFFNMLGPLVNPSFPNSQLLGVYSLELARLYQYLFQDTNKNYTIIHSLDGYDEISLTGDFKSITNEGEQLIAPEYLGFKRICQEDIFGGDTVPQAAQIFTNILDGKGTDAQNSTIFANAAMAISCMDKSKSVEDAIALAKDSLLSGRAKQTLKSLVALSE from the coding sequence ATGATTAAAGATATTCTAAAAAAACTCTTTGAATATAAAAAGTTGAGCCGTTCTGAGGCCAAAGAGATATTAATAGATATAGCCGCTGATAAATATAATGGATCTCATGTGGTTGCATTTCTTTCGGTTTATATGATGCGCCCCATAAGTGTAGAAGAATTAAGTGGCTTCCGGGATGCTTTATTGGAGCTTTGTTGTAAGGTGGATCTCTCAGATTTTGAGGCCATTGACATTGTGGGGACGGGCGGAGATGGAAAAAATACTTTTAATATCTCCACCTTATCTTCGTTTGTAGTGGCGGGTGCTGGATATAAAGTAACCAAACATGGTAATTATGGTGTTTCGTCGGCCAGTGGTTCGTCCAATGTGATGGAATATCTTGGGTATAAGTTTAGTAATGAGGAAGATGTTTTAAAAAGACAAACGGATAAAGCTGGAATTTGCTTTTTGCATGCACCTTTGTTTCACCCTGCCATGAAAGCGGTGGCTCCTTATCGCAAGGAGCTCGGTTTAAAAACTTTTTTTAATATGCTTGGCCCATTGGTAAATCCATCTTTCCCTAATAGCCAGTTACTGGGTGTGTATAGTTTAGAGTTGGCTCGTTTGTATCAATATCTGTTTCAGGATACCAATAAAAATTATACCATCATTCATAGTCTGGACGGTTATGATGAGATCTCGCTTACCGGAGATTTTAAGTCGATCACCAATGAGGGTGAACAATTGATTGCTCCGGAATATTTAGGTTTTAAACGGATTTGTCAGGAAGATATTTTTGGGGGAGATACGGTTCCTCAAGCAGCCCAAATATTTACAAATATATTAGATGGTAAGGGTACGGATGCGCAAAATTCGACTATTTTTGCCAATGCCGCTATGGCCATTAGTTGTATGGATAAGTCCAAATCAGTGGAGGATGCCATTGCTTTGGCTAAGGATTCTTTGCTCTCGGGAAGAGCCAAACAAACGCTAAAATCATTAGTCGCGTTAAGTGAATGA
- a CDS encoding anthranilate synthase component II, whose amino-acid sequence MEKILVFDNYDSFTYNLVHYIEEIVGYKIDVVRNDQILLDEIEKYDKILLSPGPGIPSDAGILIPLIKKYGATKSILGVCLGHQAIAEAFGGSISNLSTVYHGVATPVSVIAEDEVLFKDVPNEINVGRYHSWVVNEEDLPSCFTVTSRDEEGKIMGLHHNEYDVRGVQFHPESILTQHGKRMIENWLKS is encoded by the coding sequence ATGGAAAAAATATTAGTTTTTGATAATTATGATTCATTCACCTATAATCTGGTCCACTATATAGAGGAGATTGTGGGTTATAAGATAGATGTGGTACGAAACGACCAGATTTTATTGGATGAAATTGAAAAGTATGATAAAATATTGTTGTCTCCTGGTCCCGGTATTCCCAGTGATGCAGGTATTTTAATTCCCTTGATAAAAAAATATGGAGCCACAAAAAGTATCTTAGGGGTATGTCTGGGGCATCAGGCTATTGCAGAGGCCTTTGGAGGCTCTATCTCTAACTTGTCAACGGTATATCATGGTGTGGCCACGCCCGTATCTGTCATTGCAGAAGATGAGGTTCTTTTTAAGGATGTGCCCAATGAAATTAATGTGGGAAGATACCATTCATGGGTGGTGAACGAGGAGGATTTGCCAAGCTGTTTTACGGTCACTTCGCGTGATGAGGAAGGTAAAATAATGGGCTTGCATCACAACGAATACGATGTGAGAGGGGTGCAGTTTCATCCGGAATCCATACTTACTCAGCATGGAAAAAGAATGATCGAAAATTGGTTGAAGTCTTAA
- a CDS encoding anthranilate synthase component I family protein — protein sequence MKSINIISSTKIVPANIADIITPVSIYLKLRDLYPNTILLESSDYHGNNNSQSFICFEPIAEFKVSQGVVETTSPEGTIEKGESPAIKDVPAQLDSFLKLFNVELPTNAPKVNGLFGYSSYDAVQHFESIQLKNKVDEAYEIPEIRYNYYKYVLAFNHFSNQIKLIENLPEGQESELDEIMELLHNRTVPNFSFHPDGEEVSNVSDHDYIEMVKKGKEHCFRGDVFQIVLSRQFKRKYTGDEFNVYRALRNINPSPYLYYFDYGSYKILGSSPEAQLVIRKGEATINPIAGTFKRTGNDIKDKELAEQLSNDPKENAEHVMLVDLARNDLSRNCEKVKVKTYKEVQYYSHVLHLVSDVRGQLKKSSNTCRVMADTFPAGTLSGAPKYKAMELIDKYENQNRGYYGGCIGMLGFDGSFNQAIMIRSFLCKNNTLYYQAGAGVVSASVPESELAEVNNKLGALKKAVELAAAF from the coding sequence ATGAAGTCCATCAATATCATTAGTTCAACAAAGATAGTTCCAGCTAACATAGCAGACATCATAACGCCGGTCAGCATTTACTTAAAACTACGCGATTTATATCCCAATACAATATTATTGGAGAGTTCAGATTATCACGGTAACAACAATTCTCAATCTTTCATATGTTTTGAGCCAATTGCTGAATTTAAAGTAAGCCAAGGCGTAGTAGAAACAACTTCGCCCGAAGGAACGATCGAAAAAGGGGAAAGCCCTGCCATAAAGGATGTGCCTGCTCAATTGGATTCCTTTTTAAAGTTGTTTAATGTGGAGTTGCCCACCAATGCCCCTAAAGTAAATGGTTTATTTGGTTATTCATCCTATGATGCCGTGCAGCACTTTGAATCGATTCAGTTGAAAAATAAGGTAGATGAAGCATATGAGATACCGGAGATCAGGTATAATTATTATAAATATGTTTTGGCGTTTAACCATTTTTCAAACCAAATAAAGCTGATAGAAAATTTGCCTGAGGGTCAGGAAAGTGAGCTGGACGAAATTATGGAACTGTTGCATAATCGTACGGTGCCCAACTTTAGTTTTCATCCGGATGGGGAAGAAGTGTCTAATGTAAGTGATCATGATTATATAGAGATGGTGAAAAAGGGGAAAGAACATTGTTTTAGAGGAGACGTGTTTCAGATCGTACTTTCGCGGCAGTTTAAACGTAAGTATACCGGAGATGAGTTTAATGTTTATAGGGCTTTGCGTAATATTAATCCCTCTCCGTATTTATATTATTTTGATTATGGAAGTTATAAAATACTAGGTTCTTCACCTGAGGCTCAGTTGGTGATTCGTAAGGGTGAGGCGACGATTAATCCTATTGCCGGTACTTTTAAGCGTACAGGGAACGACATTAAGGATAAGGAGCTGGCTGAGCAGTTGAGCAACGACCCCAAAGAGAATGCTGAACATGTGATGTTGGTTGATTTGGCCCGTAATGATCTAAGTCGAAATTGTGAAAAAGTAAAGGTAAAGACTTACAAAGAAGTACAATATTATTCTCACGTTCTTCATCTTGTATCTGATGTGAGGGGGCAGCTCAAGAAGAGTTCCAATACTTGTAGGGTGATGGCTGATACTTTTCCTGCAGGAACACTTTCGGGAGCACCCAAGTATAAGGCTATGGAGCTGATTGATAAATACGAAAACCAAAACCGTGGATATTATGGCGGTTGTATTGGTATGTTAGGTTTTGATGGTTCTTTTAATCAGGCCATTATGATTCGCTCTTTCCTTTGTAAAAATAATACTCTGTATTATCAGGCTGGTGCGGGTGTGGTTTCGGCATCGGTTCCGGAAAGTGAGTTGGCAGAGGTGAATAATAAATTGGGGGCACTGAAAAAAGCAGTGGAGTTAGCTGCTGCGTTTTGA
- a CDS encoding PhzF family phenazine biosynthesis protein, whose product MRTHIYHVDAFTNELFKGNPAAIVKLKKWLDEDLMLKIAQENNLSETAFIAPIADQLHIRWFTPTTEVDLCGHATLAAAHILFTHEDFEGDQVFFQSKSGTLKVYNNFENLTLDFPADTIQAIKELPELMKLDAQHVVKEVYKGKTDLMFVLDKQKDIEEYLPNLALIRQLNCRGLIITAPGENTDFVSRFFGPQTGINEDPVTGSAHTTLTPFWADRLKKNKLTAAQLSKRGGNLTCELKGDRVFIGGTCQTYFKGELFI is encoded by the coding sequence ATGCGTACCCATATTTATCATGTAGATGCCTTTACCAACGAGCTTTTTAAAGGAAATCCAGCCGCGATTGTCAAACTCAAAAAATGGCTTGACGAGGATCTGATGCTGAAAATCGCACAAGAGAACAACCTTTCTGAAACCGCTTTTATCGCTCCGATAGCTGATCAACTGCACATAAGATGGTTTACCCCAACCACCGAAGTCGATTTATGTGGTCATGCCACCCTGGCGGCCGCACACATACTATTTACCCATGAAGATTTTGAAGGAGACCAAGTTTTTTTTCAAAGCAAAAGCGGTACTTTAAAAGTTTATAACAACTTTGAAAACCTCACCTTGGATTTTCCGGCGGACACCATCCAAGCGATAAAGGAATTACCTGAACTAATGAAGCTGGACGCCCAACATGTGGTAAAAGAGGTGTACAAAGGAAAAACAGATTTGATGTTTGTTCTGGATAAGCAAAAGGACATAGAAGAATACCTTCCGAACCTTGCCCTCATCCGCCAATTGAACTGCAGGGGATTAATCATCACTGCCCCAGGAGAAAACACTGATTTCGTCTCCCGTTTCTTTGGTCCTCAAACCGGAATCAATGAAGATCCTGTTACCGGCTCTGCTCACACGACACTCACCCCGTTTTGGGCTGACAGACTAAAAAAGAACAAATTAACGGCTGCCCAACTCAGCAAAAGAGGTGGGAATTTAACCTGTGAACTAAAAGGAGACCGGGTATTCATTGGAGGCACTTGTCAAACATACTTTAAGGGCGAGTTATTCATTTAA
- a CDS encoding thiol-disulfide oxidoreductase DCC family protein — protein sequence MMEQKRSDMDHPILFYDGDCGLCNFAVRFILTYEKEAIVRFAALQSDVASRMLPLEWRKNLDAVILRKNGRLYVKSNALIQIATYLKFPLCLLRLLRCIPRPVRDWLYDRVAKNRQRLLKAYCLRVDEITARRFMNH from the coding sequence ATGATGGAGCAAAAGAGAAGTGATATGGATCATCCTATTTTATTTTATGACGGAGATTGTGGTCTTTGTAATTTTGCTGTGCGCTTTATTCTTACCTATGAAAAGGAGGCCATTGTTAGGTTTGCTGCTTTGCAATCGGATGTGGCAAGCAGAATGTTGCCCCTTGAATGGCGGAAGAATCTGGATGCCGTTATTTTAAGGAAAAACGGACGGCTCTATGTAAAAAGCAATGCCTTGATTCAAATAGCTACTTATCTTAAATTCCCGTTGTGCCTATTGCGCCTATTAAGATGTATTCCCAGACCGGTGCGCGACTGGTTGTATGATAGGGTGGCTAAAAACAGACAGCGTCTTTTAAAAGCATATTGTTTAAGGGTGGATGAGATAACAGCTCGCCGGTTTATGAATCATTAA